One stretch of Lysobacter sp. TY2-98 DNA includes these proteins:
- the fliM gene encoding flagellar motor switch protein FliM encodes MSSDLLSQDEIDALLHGVDAGAIEVEPPAAPGEARNYDFASQDKIVRGRLPTLEMINERFARTWRIGLFNLLRRSADLSVRGIDLIRFGEYMHSLQVPNNLNLIKMKPLRGTGIIVFEPRLVFTTVDNFFGGLGKYHTRIEGREFTPTEMRVIQLLLKQTFADLTEAWAPVMPVEFEYVNSEVNPHFANIISPREYIAVSRFHVELEGGGGELHVALPYSMLEPIRELLDAGVQSDRIEKDENWTRALRNQLQDADVEISSNLAERQISLRALSKLKVGDVIPIDLPKQLSLEVEGTSLFAGEFGTHNGKNAIKITHVNQPRSLIPLDSLG; translated from the coding sequence ATGAGCTCCGACCTGCTTTCACAAGACGAGATCGATGCCCTCCTCCACGGCGTGGATGCGGGTGCGATCGAAGTCGAGCCGCCGGCCGCACCGGGCGAGGCGCGCAATTACGATTTCGCCAGCCAGGACAAGATCGTCCGCGGCCGGCTGCCGACGCTCGAGATGATCAACGAGCGCTTCGCACGCACGTGGCGCATCGGCCTGTTCAACCTGCTGCGTCGCTCCGCGGATCTCTCGGTGCGCGGCATCGACCTGATCCGCTTCGGCGAGTACATGCATTCGCTGCAGGTGCCGAACAACCTCAACCTGATCAAGATGAAGCCGCTGCGTGGCACCGGCATCATCGTGTTCGAACCGCGCCTAGTGTTCACCACCGTCGACAACTTCTTCGGCGGCCTGGGCAAGTACCACACGCGCATCGAAGGCCGCGAGTTCACGCCGACCGAAATGCGCGTGATCCAGCTCCTGCTCAAGCAGACCTTCGCCGACCTCACCGAAGCGTGGGCGCCGGTGATGCCGGTCGAGTTCGAATACGTGAACTCCGAGGTCAACCCGCACTTCGCCAACATCATTTCGCCGCGCGAGTACATCGCGGTCAGCCGTTTCCATGTCGAACTCGAAGGCGGCGGCGGCGAGCTGCATGTCGCCCTGCCCTATTCGATGCTGGAGCCGATCCGCGAACTCCTCGACGCCGGCGTGCAGAGCGACCGCATCGAGAAGGACGAGAACTGGACGCGTGCACTGCGCAACCAGCTGCAGGACGCCGACGTCGAAATCAGCAGCAACCTTGCCGAACGCCAGATTTCGCTGCGCGCGCTGAGCAAGCTCAAGGTCGGCGACGTCATTCCGATCGACCTGCCCAAGCAGTTGTCGCTGGAAGTCGAAGGCACGTCGCTGTTCGCCGGCGAATTCGGCACGCACAACGGTAAGAACGCCATCAAGATCACCCACGTGAACCAGCCGCGGTCGCTGATTCCCCTCGATTCCCTAGGCTAA
- a CDS encoding flagellar basal body-associated FliL family protein: MSAKAPAPAAAPEAADAPKKSKKKLIVIVAATVLLLGGGGAGAWWWTASAAHAKKADIKKLPTQYFAMDPSFVVNLADTDTVRYLQADVQLATRDPETLAALQEQAPAIRNRLLLLFGQQTADQLAQRSGKERLQEKALAEVRSVLKTEGVPGKVDAVIFTSLVTQ, from the coding sequence GTGTCCGCCAAAGCCCCAGCCCCGGCCGCCGCCCCCGAAGCCGCCGACGCGCCCAAGAAGAGCAAGAAGAAGCTGATCGTCATCGTCGCCGCCACCGTGCTGCTGCTCGGCGGCGGTGGCGCGGGTGCGTGGTGGTGGACCGCCAGCGCCGCGCACGCGAAGAAGGCCGACATCAAGAAGCTGCCGACGCAGTACTTCGCGATGGATCCCTCCTTCGTCGTCAACCTCGCCGACACCGACACCGTGCGTTACCTGCAGGCCGACGTGCAGCTCGCCACGCGCGACCCGGAAACGCTGGCCGCGCTGCAGGAACAGGCGCCCGCCATCCGCAATCGCCTGCTGCTGCTGTTCGGCCAGCAGACCGCCGACCAGCTCGCGCAGCGCAGCGGCAAGGAACGCCTGCAGGAAAAGGCGCTCGCCGAAGTGCGCAGCGTGCTCAAGACCGAAGGCGTGCCCGGCAAGGTCGACGCCGTGATCTTCACGAGCCTGGTCACCCAGTAA
- a CDS encoding flagellar hook-length control protein FliK: protein MNIDRSAMQAVAGAASARTPSKATSQDAPEFSFDTGEAPKANAEMRHDAPRAQRADDAHASRPLDHHPKSHETAHDDNTPHTRDTAQGDRAARTPAHAKAHDGANAAAARRGARRDGDADTAADATATDTQSTAATTTSTDAATPPASDTATPADFLPDRMLALLTGDWAAAAPKPTAVAADSASGDAALSALTAAVSRPNAALAATATAATAVTPADPTAGTAITTNAASPIASGAALLQALSMPGADADAASSLPATATPAADAFAALAALAESKSDRGSSGASTDSASSATPSIAFNPLMTKGADAPLAAVRDVIVAMPTAAPLALDADFDDGMSQRITWMADQRLDHAEVRVTPDGLGPIDIRLQMDGHRVNAQFHAAHPDVRQALESGMDRLRDLLGRQGMELGHAEVGAGSRQSGDSRSNGGSAPFGAGTELGGDAQPQVTTVRTLRARGLIDEYA from the coding sequence ATGAATATCGATCGTTCCGCGATGCAGGCCGTTGCCGGCGCCGCATCCGCGCGCACGCCGTCAAAGGCGACGTCGCAGGATGCGCCGGAATTCTCGTTCGACACGGGCGAGGCGCCGAAGGCGAACGCGGAGATGCGCCACGACGCCCCGCGCGCGCAGCGAGCCGACGACGCGCATGCATCGCGCCCGCTCGACCACCACCCGAAGTCGCACGAGACCGCGCACGACGACAACACGCCACATACGCGCGATACCGCGCAGGGCGACCGCGCAGCACGCACGCCCGCACACGCGAAAGCGCATGACGGCGCGAACGCCGCCGCCGCGCGTCGCGGTGCACGACGTGACGGCGATGCGGACACCGCTGCCGACGCGACAGCGACGGACACCCAATCGACCGCCGCGACCACGACGTCCACTGACGCCGCCACGCCGCCGGCAAGCGACACCGCCACACCCGCGGACTTCCTGCCCGATCGCATGCTCGCGCTGTTGACCGGCGACTGGGCCGCGGCGGCGCCGAAGCCGACCGCCGTCGCCGCTGACTCCGCCTCGGGCGACGCCGCGTTGTCTGCGTTGACTGCCGCGGTGTCGCGACCGAATGCCGCGCTCGCCGCGACGGCGACCGCCGCCACCGCGGTGACGCCTGCCGATCCGACCGCGGGCACTGCGATTACGACAAATGCCGCATCGCCGATCGCGTCCGGTGCGGCACTGCTGCAGGCGCTGTCGATGCCCGGCGCCGACGCCGACGCCGCGTCGAGCCTGCCCGCCACTGCAACACCCGCGGCCGACGCCTTCGCCGCGCTGGCCGCACTTGCCGAGTCCAAGAGCGATCGCGGCAGCAGCGGGGCGTCCACCGACAGCGCATCGAGTGCTACACCGTCGATCGCCTTCAACCCGCTCATGACCAAGGGCGCCGACGCGCCACTGGCCGCGGTGCGCGATGTCATCGTCGCGATGCCGACCGCCGCGCCGCTCGCGCTCGACGCCGATTTCGACGACGGCATGAGCCAGCGCATCACGTGGATGGCCGACCAGCGCCTCGACCACGCCGAAGTGCGCGTGACGCCGGACGGCCTCGGCCCGATCGATATCCGCCTGCAGATGGACGGGCACCGCGTGAACGCCCAGTTCCACGCCGCCCATCCCGACGTCCGCCAGGCGCTGGAGTCCGGCATGGACCGTCTGCGCGACCTGCTCGGCCGTCAGGGCATGGAACTCGGCCATGCCGAGGTCGGCGCAGGCAGTCGCCAGTCGGGCGACAGCCGCTCGAACGGAGGCTCGGCACCGTTCGGCGCGGGCACCGAACTCGGTGGGGATGCGCAGCCGCAGGTGACGACCGTCCGCACGCTGCGGGCGCGTGGGTTGATCGACGAATACGCGTAG
- the fliJ gene encoding flagellar export protein FliJ codes for MAPRSQRLDPIIQIKQRQQDEVAQQVAAREASHVEQKARLEALQRYAAEYSSTPEQGATLNPALLANRVAFQSKLQQAVAQQMQIVDRSREATEVERARLMLASRETHVLQKLAASYRTEESRVADKRTQKELDDLAGRRRAPALGAAEGESR; via the coding sequence ATGGCACCGCGTTCCCAACGCCTCGATCCGATCATCCAGATCAAGCAGCGCCAGCAGGACGAAGTCGCGCAGCAGGTTGCCGCGCGCGAGGCCTCGCACGTCGAGCAGAAGGCGCGACTCGAAGCCCTGCAGCGCTACGCCGCCGAATATTCATCGACGCCGGAACAGGGCGCGACGCTCAATCCTGCGCTGCTCGCGAACCGGGTCGCGTTCCAGTCGAAGTTGCAGCAGGCGGTCGCGCAGCAGATGCAGATCGTCGACCGCTCGCGCGAGGCGACCGAAGTCGAACGCGCGCGCCTGATGCTCGCCAGCCGCGAGACGCACGTGCTGCAGAAGCTCGCGGCGAGCTATCGCACCGAGGAATCGCGTGTCGCCGACAAGCGCACGCAGAAGGAACTCGACGACCTGGCCGGCCGCCGTCGCGCGCCGGCGCTCGGCGCTGCGGAAGGCGAATCGCGATGA
- the fliI gene encoding flagellar protein export ATPase FliI, producing MTASIAAAQWEEARNLRLAARLSNTDLVVANAGLAREGVLRRAVGLTLEASGCSAPMGSRCRVEVAGGRWVDAEVVGFAGDRTFLMPTAHLEGLLPNARVVPSRQQGEVAVGEGLLGRVIDSDGVPLDGRGPIRAEGHMGLAGHSINPLMREPITHSLDVGVRAINALLPIGRGQRVGLFAGSGVGKSTLLGMMTRFTAADVIVVGLIGERGREVRDFVEATLGEEGLRRSVVVAAPADRPPLARLHGALRATAIAEYYRDQGLHVLLLMDSLTRYAQAQREIGLSVGEPPTTRGYPPSVFAKLPALVERAGNGADGRGSITAFYTVLTEGDDQQEPIADAARAILDGHIVLSRRIADAGQYPAIDVEVSVSRVMQDITDAPWREQIRKLKRLMSAYSTQRDLIAIGAYQRGSDPTVDEALARWPAIMEFLGQDVRDASNVEQSKAALMRLLDDGNGLPL from the coding sequence ATGACCGCCAGCATCGCCGCCGCGCAGTGGGAAGAAGCGCGCAACCTGCGGCTTGCCGCGCGCCTTTCGAACACCGACCTGGTCGTCGCGAATGCGGGTCTCGCGCGCGAAGGCGTGCTGCGCCGGGCGGTCGGCCTGACGCTCGAAGCCAGCGGGTGTTCCGCGCCGATGGGCTCGCGCTGCCGCGTGGAAGTCGCCGGCGGTCGCTGGGTCGATGCGGAAGTTGTTGGCTTCGCCGGTGACCGCACCTTCCTCATGCCGACCGCGCATCTTGAGGGCCTGCTGCCCAACGCGCGCGTGGTGCCCAGCCGCCAGCAGGGCGAGGTCGCGGTGGGCGAAGGCCTGCTCGGCCGCGTCATCGATTCGGACGGCGTGCCGCTCGACGGTCGCGGCCCCATCCGTGCCGAAGGCCACATGGGCCTCGCCGGCCACTCCATCAATCCGCTGATGCGCGAGCCGATCACGCATTCGCTCGACGTCGGCGTGCGCGCGATCAACGCGCTGCTGCCGATCGGTCGCGGTCAGCGCGTCGGCCTGTTCGCCGGCTCTGGTGTCGGTAAATCGACGCTGCTCGGCATGATGACCCGCTTCACCGCGGCCGACGTGATCGTGGTCGGCCTAATCGGTGAGCGAGGCCGCGAAGTCCGCGATTTCGTCGAAGCGACCCTGGGCGAGGAAGGCCTGCGCCGCTCCGTCGTCGTCGCGGCGCCGGCCGACCGCCCGCCGCTCGCGCGCCTACACGGCGCCCTGCGCGCGACGGCGATCGCCGAGTACTACCGGGACCAGGGCTTGCATGTCCTGCTGCTGATGGACTCCCTCACCCGCTACGCCCAGGCGCAACGCGAGATCGGCCTGTCGGTCGGCGAGCCGCCGACCACGCGCGGCTATCCGCCCAGCGTGTTCGCCAAGCTCCCGGCGCTGGTCGAGCGCGCGGGCAACGGCGCCGATGGCCGCGGCTCGATCACCGCGTTCTACACGGTGCTGACCGAAGGCGACGACCAGCAGGAGCCGATCGCCGACGCCGCGCGCGCGATTCTCGACGGCCACATCGTGCTGTCGCGTCGCATCGCCGATGCCGGCCAGTACCCCGCGATCGACGTCGAAGTGTCGGTGTCGCGCGTGATGCAGGACATCACCGACGCGCCGTGGCGCGAACAGATCCGCAAGCTCAAGCGCCTGATGTCGGCCTACTCGACGCAGCGCGACCTCATCGCGATCGGCGCCTACCAGCGCGGCAGCGACCCGACCGTCGACGAAGCGCTCGCGCGCTGGCCGGCGATCATGGAATTCCTGGGACAGGATGTCCGCGACGCATCGAACGTCGAGCAGAGCAAGGCCGCGCTGATGCGGTTGCTCGACGACGGCAACGGCCTTCCGCTTTAA
- a CDS encoding FliH/SctL family protein produces MSEAAVLRWIAPGFEPVVAADVPQPPSVEELQAITDAAYQDGFRRGQADGYATGQSEIRRQIAQIEGILDSFTRPLARLDGEVSDALIDLATRVAGTLVGHAYRLDPTLLADLVRDALDAVGSSSRDVELRLHPDDLGVLMPHLMTLDGTRLTGDTTLARGELRLHSESMRIDGTLDARLKACLNAMLDAPKGDAA; encoded by the coding sequence ATGAGCGAGGCCGCGGTGCTGCGTTGGATCGCACCGGGCTTCGAGCCGGTGGTCGCGGCCGACGTGCCGCAGCCGCCGAGCGTCGAAGAGCTGCAGGCGATCACCGACGCCGCCTACCAGGACGGTTTCCGTCGTGGGCAGGCGGACGGTTACGCGACCGGCCAGTCGGAAATCCGTCGGCAGATCGCGCAGATCGAAGGCATCCTCGACAGCTTCACGCGTCCGCTCGCGCGCCTCGATGGCGAAGTGAGCGATGCATTGATCGATCTCGCCACGCGTGTCGCTGGCACGCTGGTCGGACACGCGTACCGCCTCGATCCCACGCTGCTGGCCGACCTCGTGCGCGATGCGCTCGACGCGGTGGGGAGCAGCTCGCGCGACGTCGAACTGCGCCTTCATCCGGATGATCTCGGTGTGCTGATGCCGCACCTGATGACGCTCGACGGCACGCGCCTCACCGGCGACACCACCCTCGCCCGCGGCGAGCTTCGCCTCCACAGCGAAAGCATGCGCATCGACGGCACGCTCGACGCGCGGCTCAAGGCCTGCCTCAACGCCATGCTTGATGCACCGAAGGGTGACGCCGCATGA
- the fliG gene encoding flagellar motor switch protein FliG — protein MADQQQQLTGTQKAAIVLLTLGEQQAAEVLKHMSAKEVQKLGVAMTSVGGVTRNQVVDVVDDFVDTLQQPSGLGSGADEYVRAVLVQALGEDRASSLIDRILLGRNTSGLDTLKWMEPRAIAELVRNEHPQIIAIVMSHLDPDQGAEVLKCFPERVKSDVLVRIATLDGVPPHALNELNDVMAKQFAGSQNIKSSALGGVKCAANILNFMDSGQDEAILGAIGQMDETLSTQIRDLMFVFDNLGDIDDRAMQSILREVPNEKLAVALRGADTKVKDKIIGNMSQRAAEILKDDMEARGPVRLADVEAAQKEILQIVRKMAEDGTIQLIAKAETFV, from the coding sequence ATGGCTGATCAGCAGCAACAACTCACCGGCACGCAGAAGGCCGCGATCGTCCTGCTCACGCTGGGCGAACAGCAGGCGGCCGAAGTGCTCAAGCACATGTCCGCGAAGGAAGTGCAGAAGCTTGGCGTCGCCATGACGTCCGTGGGCGGCGTGACGCGCAACCAGGTGGTGGACGTGGTCGACGACTTCGTCGACACGCTGCAGCAGCCGTCGGGGCTGGGTTCCGGCGCGGACGAATACGTGCGCGCGGTGCTCGTGCAGGCGCTGGGCGAGGATCGCGCGTCGAGCCTGATCGATCGCATCCTGCTCGGCCGCAATACGTCCGGCCTCGACACGCTGAAGTGGATGGAGCCGCGCGCGATCGCGGAACTCGTCCGCAATGAACATCCACAGATCATCGCGATCGTGATGTCGCACCTCGATCCCGACCAGGGCGCCGAAGTGCTCAAGTGCTTCCCCGAGCGCGTCAAGAGCGACGTTCTGGTGCGCATCGCCACGCTCGATGGCGTGCCGCCGCACGCACTCAACGAATTGAACGACGTGATGGCCAAGCAGTTCGCCGGCAGCCAGAACATCAAGTCGTCCGCGCTCGGTGGCGTGAAGTGCGCGGCGAACATCCTCAACTTCATGGACAGCGGTCAGGACGAAGCCATCCTCGGCGCCATCGGCCAGATGGACGAGACGCTGTCCACGCAGATCCGCGACCTGATGTTCGTCTTCGACAACCTCGGCGACATCGACGACCGCGCGATGCAGAGCATCCTGCGCGAGGTGCCGAACGAGAAGCTCGCGGTCGCCCTGCGCGGCGCCGACACCAAGGTCAAGGACAAGATCATCGGCAACATGTCGCAGCGCGCGGCGGAAATCCTCAAGGACGACATGGAAGCGCGCGGCCCCGTGCGTCTTGCCGATGTCGAAGCCGCGCAGAAGGAAATCCTGCAGATCGTCCGCAAGATGGCGGAAGACGGCACGATCCAGCTCATCGCCAAGGCGGAGACGTTCGTATGA
- the fliF gene encoding flagellar basal-body MS-ring/collar protein FliF, which translates to MSVIALPKSSENLQKLGRLQDIPAIRQVGMIALVAAAIAAGLWLFFWTQKPNYVPVYAGLDAKSTEDASQLLTTAQIPFKIDTTTGALAVPTDKIGEAKMALASAGLPAGGDKGFEAMEGDQGFGTSQFVENARYQHAQEIELARTISNLRPVREARVHLALPKPSAFTRDKESASASVVLQLRTGATLEQNQVDAIVNLVSTSIPDLPTNRVTVVDQFGRMLTSRDPTSAEAIGQQQFDQQHRQEAVYVQRIEQLLEPMTGPGRVSAQVSVDMDFNETEEAKETYGPDAQVRSEQLSQSGDIGAMAAANGNGAPAQGVPGSASNTPTPAGTAPNTAQNTAAKPNIPAGAQGTRNEVRNYEVDRTLTHTRQAPGKIRRVTAAVLVDNVPAGQPDKDGKQKLRALTPAEQQRIQTLVQQAIGFDQARGDAVSVVNSPFARDVGSDAGDSTPIWQDPHARDLLRTILGGIAVIVLIFTVLRPAFRQMLQPKPVIPAQSTVATIVAEELEQASNPRAARGGDPALPTAAMHFDEKITTARAAVTNDPKRVAQVVRDMVASDG; encoded by the coding sequence ATGTCCGTGATCGCGCTACCTAAATCCTCCGAAAACCTGCAGAAGCTGGGTCGTCTGCAGGACATCCCGGCCATCCGCCAGGTGGGCATGATCGCGCTGGTCGCGGCGGCGATCGCGGCCGGCCTCTGGCTGTTTTTCTGGACGCAGAAGCCGAACTACGTGCCGGTGTATGCGGGCCTCGACGCGAAGTCGACCGAAGACGCCTCGCAACTGCTCACCACCGCGCAGATCCCGTTCAAGATCGACACCACGACCGGTGCGCTCGCCGTGCCGACCGACAAGATCGGCGAAGCGAAGATGGCGCTCGCGTCCGCCGGCCTGCCCGCGGGCGGCGACAAGGGTTTCGAGGCGATGGAAGGCGACCAGGGCTTCGGCACCAGCCAGTTCGTCGAGAACGCGCGCTACCAGCACGCCCAGGAAATCGAACTCGCCCGCACCATCTCGAACCTGCGCCCGGTGCGCGAGGCGCGCGTGCACCTCGCGCTGCCCAAGCCGAGCGCATTCACGCGTGACAAGGAAAGCGCGAGCGCGTCCGTCGTGCTGCAGCTGCGCACGGGCGCGACGCTCGAACAGAACCAGGTCGATGCCATCGTCAATCTGGTCTCGACCAGCATTCCGGACCTGCCCACCAACCGGGTCACCGTCGTCGACCAGTTCGGTCGCATGCTCACCTCGCGCGATCCGACCTCGGCCGAAGCGATCGGCCAGCAGCAGTTCGACCAGCAGCACCGCCAGGAAGCCGTCTACGTGCAGCGCATCGAGCAGCTGCTCGAGCCGATGACGGGCCCGGGCCGCGTGAGCGCGCAGGTCAGCGTCGACATGGATTTCAACGAGACCGAGGAAGCGAAGGAAACCTACGGTCCCGACGCGCAGGTGCGCAGCGAACAGCTGTCGCAGAGCGGCGACATCGGTGCGATGGCCGCGGCGAACGGCAATGGCGCACCGGCGCAGGGCGTGCCGGGCAGCGCGAGCAATACGCCGACCCCGGCCGGCACCGCGCCGAACACCGCGCAGAACACCGCCGCCAAGCCGAACATTCCGGCCGGCGCGCAGGGCACGCGCAACGAAGTCCGCAATTACGAAGTCGACCGCACGCTGACGCATACCCGCCAGGCGCCGGGCAAGATCCGTCGCGTCACCGCGGCGGTGCTGGTCGACAACGTGCCGGCCGGCCAGCCCGACAAGGACGGCAAGCAGAAGCTGCGCGCGCTGACGCCGGCCGAGCAGCAGCGCATCCAGACACTGGTGCAGCAGGCGATCGGTTTCGACCAGGCGCGCGGCGACGCGGTGTCGGTAGTCAACTCGCCGTTCGCTCGCGATGTTGGCAGCGATGCCGGCGATTCCACGCCGATCTGGCAGGACCCGCATGCACGTGACCTGCTGCGCACGATCCTGGGCGGCATCGCGGTCATCGTGCTCATCTTCACCGTGCTGCGCCCGGCGTTCCGCCAGATGCTGCAGCCCAAGCCGGTGATTCCGGCGCAGTCGACGGTGGCGACGATCGTTGCCGAAGAACTCGAGCAGGCGTCGAATCCGCGCGCCGCGCGTGGGGGCGATCCGGCGTTGCCGACCGCGGCGATGCATTTCGATGAAAAGATCACCACGGCGCGCGCCGCCGTAACCAACGATCCAAAGCGCGTGGCCCAGGTCGTGCGCGACATGGTGGCGTCCGATGGCTGA
- the fliE gene encoding flagellar hook-basal body complex protein FliE encodes MTDAISSILSQIRAHETRMRGMSDVASGNGIAPTAGTAAGGVEGASGGGFKSAMSNAIDNVSKVQNDASQLQQAFEMGDPKADLARVMVAMQQSQVAFRATVEVRNRLVQAYQDVMNMPI; translated from the coding sequence ATGACCGACGCGATTTCCTCGATCCTCTCCCAGATCCGCGCCCACGAGACGCGGATGCGCGGGATGTCGGACGTCGCCTCGGGCAACGGCATCGCGCCTACCGCCGGTACCGCGGCCGGTGGCGTCGAGGGTGCGTCCGGCGGCGGCTTCAAGTCGGCGATGTCGAACGCCATCGACAACGTCAGCAAGGTCCAGAACGACGCCAGCCAGCTGCAGCAGGCCTTCGAAATGGGCGATCCCAAGGCCGACCTTGCCCGCGTGATGGTCGCCATGCAGCAGTCCCAGGTCGCCTTCCGCGCCACGGTCGAGGTTCGAAACCGGCTGGTGCAGGCGTACCAGGACGTCATGAACATGCCGATCTGA
- a CDS encoding VOC family protein, producing MAGVTGIGGVFFKARDPKALGAWYRDNLGIDVQSWGGAALRWGTPENPSGTTAWSLFSADTTHFAPSDAPFMINYRVDDLDALLAALRANGCNVLDRTDDSEYGKFGWVIDPEGNKVELWEPPQGK from the coding sequence ATGGCAGGCGTAACGGGAATCGGTGGTGTGTTCTTCAAGGCGCGTGACCCGAAGGCACTGGGCGCGTGGTATCGCGACAACCTCGGCATCGACGTGCAGTCTTGGGGCGGCGCAGCGCTGCGCTGGGGCACGCCGGAGAATCCGTCGGGCACCACGGCGTGGAGCCTGTTCTCGGCCGACACGACGCACTTCGCGCCCAGCGATGCGCCCTTCATGATCAATTACCGCGTCGACGATCTCGATGCGCTGCTCGCCGCGCTGCGCGCGAACGGCTGCAACGTGCTCGATCGCACCGACGATTCCGAGTACGGCAAGTTCGGTTGGGTGATCGACCCGGAAGGCAACAAGGTCGAGTTGTGGGAGCCGCCGCAGGGGAAGTGA
- a CDS encoding DUF3052 family protein — MTATSSTGYSGKSLAAKLGYKAGMVAHVHSAPSNYVELLGELPVGVVFDTTPNARTSLVHVFATSFDALKLWVTNIAPTLAPDAMLWVSWPKKASRVATDLSEDRVRELAFPLGLVDVKVCAVDATWSALKLVRRKALR; from the coding sequence ATGACGGCGACATCCTCGACCGGCTATTCCGGCAAGTCCCTTGCCGCAAAGCTCGGCTACAAAGCCGGCATGGTTGCGCACGTGCACTCGGCGCCGTCGAACTACGTTGAGCTGCTCGGTGAATTGCCCGTTGGTGTTGTCTTCGATACGACACCGAACGCCCGCACGTCGCTCGTCCATGTATTCGCGACGTCATTCGATGCGCTGAAGCTGTGGGTAACGAATATCGCGCCCACTCTCGCGCCCGACGCCATGCTCTGGGTGTCATGGCCGAAGAAGGCGTCACGCGTTGCGACCGATCTGAGCGAGGATCGCGTGCGCGAACTCGCGTTCCCGCTCGGCCTAGTCGACGTCAAGGTGTGTGCGGTCGATGCGACGTGGTCGGCGCTGAAGCTTGTCAGGCGCAAGGCGCTGCGCTAA
- a CDS encoding GNAT family N-acetyltransferase, translating to MKTNELHLQADWRFEESGQRRHYVIEALIDGKFAGRAYGWFEPGERFVLEKIEVDKAHRSKGYGTRVIEQLRAKAREKGCREFVIQGVRPANVRAIRLYESMGAQAVQGSAHLLSFVIAPP from the coding sequence TTGAAAACGAACGAGCTTCATCTCCAAGCGGACTGGCGCTTTGAGGAAAGTGGGCAACGCCGGCACTACGTCATCGAGGCGCTCATCGATGGCAAGTTCGCCGGGCGGGCCTATGGCTGGTTCGAGCCTGGGGAGCGGTTCGTTCTGGAAAAGATTGAAGTGGACAAAGCGCACCGATCAAAGGGCTACGGCACGCGGGTGATTGAGCAGCTTCGAGCCAAAGCACGCGAGAAGGGCTGTCGCGAGTTCGTCATTCAGGGCGTTCGGCCCGCCAACGTTCGTGCGATCCGCCTGTATGAGAGCATGGGCGCCCAGGCCGTTCAGGGCTCGGCGCATCTGTTGTCGTTCGTGATTGCGCCGCCTTAG